In the genome of Juglans microcarpa x Juglans regia isolate MS1-56 chromosome 6S, Jm3101_v1.0, whole genome shotgun sequence, the window ACCAATCCTTGGCTTTCCTGATCCCTGGACAATCATAGGTCTGCAGAAGGCTAGGATGAACACCAACTCTGTGAGGAATGACATTATACTTGCCCAAACAAATAGTGTTCTCCTCCAGTACCAAATAATCTTCTTCAACTTAGGGAGCTCAGATTCAAGCGCTACCGATGCAGCATATACTTGAGGTATACCGGCACCATGTTGGTATTCTGCTCGAGGTTCTAGTGTCATCTTCAAGCAGGCAGTTGGCTCAATCCCTTCAGTGAATTTGTTCATTTTTATGTTCAGAGCTTGGGATTCTGATTGGAAACCAGCAATAAGTGGAGCACTCTTAAGGAAGATTTCAACAAAGCGGATCGGCTGGCATTTGAATCGCAGCGTGCACGGATAACTGGAACAGGCTGTGATATTACCATTTCCTGACAGGAATTCAACCCTCACCTTCATGCAAAAATAATGGTGGATGAAATCACAAACTTGTTTCATTGCATTTTGGCATTAGAATCAATTATCCAGAAAATCTAAGAGTAATGATAAGCCAATTCAATCAGCACGGTACAAATTGCCATCATATTTTCACTAGCAGAAAATCTGGAGGGATCAGAGATCATACCTGGAAGACACCGAGCTTTCGATTATACTCAGATTCAGGCACCGTTAATGAAACAGTGAGCTGCAATTTATGGTTGTAAGGAATGAAACGACTGCCAATAACAGAAGAAGAGATGATTGGCACCAAAGCAACAGGACTTGTTTTGGTGTAGTCGAAATTCAGTGTCTCGACTTTCTGAATGGGCTTCTCAATCAGGTGTCTCATCATGAAACCCCCTAGTACGAAACCTGATGCTAGCAACGCTAAAAGCATGCACAAAACGTAGATGACCGAGAAGATGGCCCGACCAACCCTCACTACCACTGATTTTCGTGCATTCACACTCAGTTACGCTAGAAGTGACATTCATATACGTGACATCCCACCTTCCAAACATCTTTCTCATCATATATCCTCTACTGTGCCTTAAGAGTTTGAAATGGAAACAGCATGAACATGAACGGAAAATATGCTAACCATATCGGAAATGTGAAAATCCTAACCGGTAGGTTGAGTTGGAAtccaataaattttatcaacagTAATGGAAGAAAAGGTAGAAAGTTGAAAGGAAAATTATCATAATAGCTTCCTGACGGAACATGGGCATGTTCGTTATCCCATTCGCTCGTGGCATCGAATTGATCTCTCCTCAAATCGACCTGACGATCGTCACAATTCGAGCATGCCCTTTCAATTTCTTGCATAGTAGAACTTGCTTTATCTCTTTTTGCTTGATAATTACTTTCTGCACAATCCTGGCAACTCTGTGAAGTAGTGTTCCAACCACTACCATTTTGATC includes:
- the LOC121236766 gene encoding seipin-3-like, whose protein sequence is MLLALLASGFVLGGFMMRHLIEKPIQKVETLNFDYTKTSPVALVPIISSSVIGSRFIPYNHKLQLTVSLTVPESEYNRKLGVFQVRVEFLSGNGNITACSSYPCTLRFKCQPIRFVEIFLKSAPLIAGFQSESQALNIKMNKFTEGIEPTACLKMTLEPRAEYQHGAGIPQVYAASVALESELPKLKKIIWYWRRTLFVWASIMSFLTELVFILAFCRPMIVQGSGKPRIGSTARDSHSNTIFRSKRTRREGLLYIKRI